One Spinacia oleracea cultivar Varoflay chromosome 4, BTI_SOV_V1, whole genome shotgun sequence DNA segment encodes these proteins:
- the LOC130472231 gene encoding uncharacterized protein, whose product MAKTRPTVVKDKEDVGVSRAKSLNPIYSTVEDPAAFITLAGLPPSAEVRIPGQEDEAKDCPEGYVVMYEYPFILGFLFPFTPLARSFVEVFHLSPGQLMPQIWRIFTVVHRVTSGWRTPFDLADLMHVYDLSLKECCRYTLVTKKKKKNLCVGLAVNDRGWQSRFVYVNKASLGEVGNFLVEGWTTEVVDTSLAGLNSDSHDKCLRFLGCSVVERSFSRDGGRLGSQEGSQAGDVDEEETEDETICLVRHRRKLDLREEVVANSSSASEEEFEMADTSGIFGLVSYLPGLSAGCVFDGFSLCLLKRIRCRLSQCRGCHRAR is encoded by the exons ATGGCAAAAACTAGGCCGACCGTGGTTAAGGATAAGGAAGATGTTGGGGTTAGTCGGGCCAAGTCACTCAACCCGATCTACTCTACTGTTGAGGATCCAGCGGCTTTTATAACTCTCGCCGGTCTGCCACCGTCGGCTGAAGTGAGGATTCCTGGTCAAGAGGATGAGGCCAAGGATTGCCCGGAGGGTTATGTGGTTATGTATGAGTACCCTTTTATTCTGGggtttttgtttccttttaCACCCTTGGCTAGATCTTTTGTCGAGGTGTTCCATTTAAGCCCTGGCCAATTGATGCCTCAGATCTGGCGTATTTTTACTGTAGTGCATAGGGTTACTTCGGGTTGGCGAACACCGTTTGACTTGGCTGATCTGATGCATGTTTATGATTTATCCTTGAAGGAGTGTTGTCGGTATACTTTGGTgacgaagaaaaagaagaagaatttGTGTGTCGGGTTAGCTGTAAATGATAGGGGTTGGCAAAGTCGTTTTGTTTATGTGAATAAGGCGTCTCTGGGAGAAGTAGGAAACTTCTTAGTGGAAGGGTGGACGACGGAAG TTGTTGATACGTCGTTAGCTGGTTTGAACTCTGACTCTCACGATAAGTGTTTGAGGTTTCTGGGTTGTTCTGTCGTGGAGAGATCGTTCAGCCGTGACGGAGGTCGTTTGGGAAGTCAAGAGGGGAGTCAAGCTGGTGACGTTGACGAGGAGGAGACTGAAGACGAGACGATTTGCTTAGTTCGTCATCGACGGAAGTTGGACTTACGCGAGGAGGTCGTTGCGAATTCGTCGTCTGCATCAGAGGAAGAGTTTGAGATGGCTGACACATCAGGTATTTTTGGTTTGGTTTCTTATTTGCCTGGTTTATCTGCGGGGTGTGTTTTTGATGGTTTCTCGCTTTGTTTGTTGAAGAGAATACGCTGTCGTCTAAGCCAGTGTCGAGGATGTCACAGAGCGAGATGA